In Emys orbicularis isolate rEmyOrb1 chromosome 16, rEmyOrb1.hap1, whole genome shotgun sequence, a genomic segment contains:
- the HIC2 gene encoding hypermethylated in cancer 2 protein — protein MELPNHAKQLLLQLNQQRAKGFLCDVIIVVENALFRAHKNILAASSMYFKSLVLHDNLINLDTDMVNPTVFRQILDFIYTGKLLTTDQPGEQNFNALLTAASYLQLHDLAALCRKKLKRNGRSFAGRAGGPSVGRPPRSQRLSTTSVIQTRYSGSTEGMKGSHSKELPKGKVSDDEIFISSSNQENSHSLSRGANKNGGSANGSSGDQELGLDLSKKSPSLPTAASQDDTQHSESQHGSPQSASAPAANSASSFDESAAGAPQSAADSSEPMEMDMNEESHSLAESGQRKSLRHSARKKEWIKKDNAFDRKEGGKGGEESEGLPNGILVGPLSKSAERNLSNAYGPEQAFQCKEEIENGKEMSDDSGQSECESGGHTSANYVYRQEGFEPVAYGDNLYVCIPCGKGFPSSEQLNAHVETHTEEDLYIKEEGTYGGKEEAEDLSNPNQPYAAESRPFKCSVCEKSYKDPATLRQHEKTHWLTRPFPCNICGKMFTQRGTMTRHMRSHLGLKPFACEECGMRFTRQYRLTEHMRVHSGEKPYECQLCGGKFTQQRNLISHLRMHTSPT, from the coding sequence ATGGAACTGCCAAATCATGCCAAACAACTGCTACTGCAGCTGAACCAGCAACGAGCCAAAGGTTTCCTCTGTGATGTGATTATTGTGGTAGAAAATGCCCTGTTTCGTGCCCACAAGAACATCCTTGCAGCCAGCAGCATGTATTTCAAATCCCTCGTCCTGCATGACAACCTGATTAACTTAGACACGGACATGGTGAACCCCACCGTGTTCCGACAGATCTTGGACTTTATTTATACTGGGAAGCTCTTAACGACTGACCAGCCCGGTGAACAGAACTTTAATGCTCTCCTCACCGCAGCAAGCTACCTCCAACTGCACGACCTGGCAGCTCTCTGCAGGAAGAAACTGAAGCGGAATGGGAGGTCTTTCGCTGGCAGGGCCGGCGGCCCCAGTGTCGGGAGACCCCCCAGGAGTCAGAGGCTTTCTACCACTTCAGTCATCCAAACTCGTTATTCAGGGTCAACTGAGGGGATGAAGGGCTCGCACTCAAAAGAGCTGCCAAAGGGAAAGGTCTCTGACGATGAGATCTTCATCAGCAGCTCTAACCAAGAGAACTCTCACTCCTTAAGCAGGGGAGCCAACAAGAACGGCGGCAGTGCAAATGGAAGCAGCGGCGACCAGGAGCTCGGCCTCGACCTGTCCAAAAAAAGCCCGTCGCTCCCCACGGCAGCCTCCCAGGACGACACACAGCACAGCGAAAGCCAGCACGGCTCTCCCCAATCTGCCTCAGCCCCCGCAGCCAACAGTGCCTCATCATTTGACGAGTCTGCAGCCGGAGCCCCCCAGAGCGCAGCAGACAGCAGCGAGCCCATGGAGATGGACATGAACGAGGAGAGCCACTCCCTGGCGGAGAGCGGCCAGCGCAAGAGCCTCCGGCACTCGGCGCGCAAGAAGGAGTGGATAAAGAAAGACAATGCTTTTGACCGGAAAGAGGGGGGCAAAGGTGGTGAGGAAAGCGAGGGGCTGCCCAATGGCATCCTGGTGGGTCCCTTGTCCAAGTCGGCCGAGCGGAACCTGAGCAACGCCTATGGCCCGGAGCAGGCGTTCCAGTGCAAAGAGGAGATAGAAAACGGCAAGGAGATGAGCGATGACAGTGGACAGAGCGAGTGTGAGAGTGGGGGGCACACCAGCGCCAACTACGTCTACCGGCAGGAGGGGTTTGAGCCTGTGGCCTACGGTGACAACCTGTATGTCTGCATCCCCTGCGGCAAGGGCTTTCCCAGCTCCGAGCAGCTCAACGCCCACGTGGAGACGCACACCGAGGAAGACCTCTACATCAAGGAGGAAGGCACGTACGGTGGCAAGGAGGAAGCTGAAGATTTGTCCAACCCTAACCAGCCCTACGCTGCAGAATCCCGGCCCTTTAAGTGTTCAGTATGTGAGAAGAGCTACAAGGATCCAGCCACTCTGCGGCAGCATGAGAAGACTCACTGGCTGACACGGCCCTTCCCTTGCAACATCTGCGGCAAGATGTTCACACAGCGGGGCACCATGACACGGCACATGCGCAGCCATTTAGGGCTCAAGCCCTTTGCTTGCGAGGAATGCGGGATGCGCTTTACCCGGCAGTACCGACTGACAGAGCATATGCGTGTCCACTCAGGAGAAAAACCCTACGAATGTCAACTGTGTGGTGGGAAATTCACCCAGCAGCGCAATCTGATCAGCCACCTGCGAATGCATACCTCTCCCACATAA